The genomic window GCGGGTCACCGACGCGTCGGAGAGCACCGACGTGCTCAACGCCCCGGACGCGGCGCGGATCGCCAAGAGCACCCCGGGTCGCGCCTACGTCCGGCTGGGACACTCGTCGCTGGTGCCGTTCCAGGCCGGCCGGGTCGGCGGCCGCCGACCCGGAGCCTCCGGCCCGGCCCAGGTGCCCGCCCCGGAGTTGCGGGTGCTGGACTGGCTCGACCTGGTCCGCCCGATCGAGGTGACGAAGGCCGCCCAGGAACAGATCCAGGACGAGGTCACCGACCTCCAGGTGCTGGTGGAAGCCCTGTGGGAGGCGGCTGGGCAAGCCGGTGTCCCGGCTCAGCACAGTCCGTGGCTGCCGGCGCTGCCGGATTCGGTGCTGCTCAGCGACCTGGACGGCACCGACGGTGTGCCGTTCGGCCGTGAGGACCTGCCGGCCCGGCAGGAGCAGCGGACCGCGGCGCTGCGGCTGGACCAGTTCGGTCACCTGATCGCGGCGGGAGCGCCCCGCACCGGGCGTTCTCAGCTGCTGCGCACCATCGCCGGTTCGCTGGCGAAAACCTACTCCAGCGCCGATGTGCACCTCTACGGCCTGGACTGCGGCAACGGCGCGTTGCTGCCGCTGAACAACCTGCCGCACTGCGGGGCGGTGGTCGGCCGGGCCGAGGTGGAGCGGGCGGTCCGCCTGATCGACCGGATCGGTGAGGAGATCCGTCGACGGCAGGGCGTGCTGGCGGCGGGCGGGTTCGCCGACGTCACCGAACAGCGCGCGGCTGCCGCCGTACCGGATCGGCTGTCGCATGTGTTCTTGCTGTTGGACCGTTGGGAGGGGTTCCTCTCCACGCTCGGTGAGCTGGACGCGGGCACGCTGACCGACAAGGTGCTCAACTTCCTGCGGGAGGGCGCCAGTGTCGGCGTCCACGTGGTGATCACCGGTGACCGGTCGGTGCTCAGCGGCCGGATCGCCACGCTGACCGAGGACAAGCTGGCGTTCCGGCTGGCCGACAAGTCCGACGTGGCGATGCTCGGCCTGCACCCGCGTAACCTGCCCGACGAGATCGCGCCGGGGCGGGCGTTCCGGGCCGAGACCGGCATCGAGGTGCAGGTGGCGTTGCTGACCGCCGATCCGAGCGGTGCCGCGCAGGCGGCGGCGCTGACCGAGATCGGCCGGCGGGCCACCGAACGTGACGCCGCGGTGCCGGGCGCGCTGCGGCCGTTCCGGCTGGGGGAGACCCCCAACCAGATCGGGTACGCCCAGGCCGCGGCCCTGCCCCGGTCGGGCGACGGCGCGGGCTGGCTGCTGGCCGGGGTGGGCGGCGAGAACCAGCTGCTCGGGTTCGGTCCCGACCTGGCCGTCGGCGTCCCGGCGTTCGGCATCGGCGGACCGGCCAAGTCCGGCCGCAGCACGATGCTGGCGAGCATGGCGAAGTCGGCACTGGACAGTGGGCAGCAGGTGATCGTGCTGGCGCCGCGCACCTCGCCGGTGCGTGACCTGGCCGGCAAGCCGGGCGTGATCACCGTGCTGACCGGCACCGACGTCTCGCCGGAAGAGCTGAACGCGGCGCTGGCGCAGGTCACCGGCCGTGGCCTGATCGTGGTCGACGACGCGGCCATGCTGCGGGAGGCGTCCGCTTCCAGCGAGCTGCGGGAGGTGATCCGCAACGGGGAGGCCCGCAAACTCGCGGTGATCTACGCGGGTGACCCGGACGATCTGGGTGTCGGCTTCAGCGGCTGGCTGATCGACGCGCGGCGCAGTCGCCGCGGCGCGCTGCTGTCGCCGCAGAACCGGATGGACGGTGACCTGATCGGTATCCGTCTGCCGCGGACCGCGGTGGAGCAGCCGATCCGGCCGGGCCGGGCGTTGCTGCACCTCGGCGACAACGAGCCGATCACGGTGCAGGTGCCGGAGTAACGATGACGAAGAAGGGGCGGGCTTCCACCGGAAGCCCGCCCCTTCTTCGTCTGCCGAATCAGCTGCGCAGAGCCTTGGCCAGCTCGTCGTCGGCCTGCTGGAAGGTGTCCGCGGCGGCGGTCAGGTACTTGCCCATGCCCTCGAGGCCACCGATGACCTTGGTGGCACCCTCGTTGAACTCGGTGTACGACTGGTCGAACTGCTTGCTGGACGAGTCGGTCACGTAACCGCCGTTCACCAGGTTGTTGACCAGGTTCTTCAGCTCGCTGAGCTTGGTGAGGATCTCCTCACGGCCGCTGTTGAGCTTGTTGGAGGCGTCGCGCATCTCCTGGTAGGTCACATTGACGTTAGCCACGGTGTCTCCCCTTGTTTCAGCTGGTGAATCGGAACGTGCCGGTGACGGCGTCGAAGACGTCGAAGAACTCGGTCTCCAGCGCCAGCACCGGAGAACTGCCGGTGATGAGTGCCACCCGGTCCGGGCCGTCCCCGGGGAACGGCACGAAGGTCTGCATGATCAGCGACCGGATCCAGCCGGTGCCGTCGGGCAGCGTGACGTCGTCGACGCCACGAGTGCGGGGGACGAGCCCGACACCGGGGATGTCAGCCGACTCGACCTCCCGCCACAGTGAATCCGCGCCCCGCTTGGGCCGGGCGGTCAGGTGCGGCGCGATCGCGTCGGCCGAACCCTGCTGGTCGGGCGCGTCGACGATGGTTACGGTGACGGTCGCCGACATGATGGCGTCGCCGACCACGGTGACCAGGGTGCCGCAGAACCGGGCACCGCTGTCGTAGGCCCGGCGGGACGTCTCGCGCAGCACCTTGGCCAGGGCCGCGCGGTGTTCGAAGAGCTGCGGCACGGTCTTGAGCCGGTCGTCGACCAGCTTGCCGATCGCCGCGTTACGGGCGTCGGGGTGCAGCTCGACCTCGAACCACGAGTCTGGCACGGTGATCGTGAAGCCGGTGACGGTCATCGTCAGCCCTTCGTGCTGTCGCGCAGTTGCGTGGTCAGGTCGTCGTCGGCCTTGCGCAGATTCTCGACGGCCTGATTCGCCATCTTGATGAGCTGGGCACAGTTCTCGTCGACCCGTCCCCGCCCGTCGCGCCAATGTGACTCAAAGTTACCGATCGCGCCGTCGACCTCGCGGCCGCCGAGATCGCCGGAGAATTCGTTCATCCACGCCTTCGCCGAGTCCATGCCCTGGCGAATGCTCTCCAACT from Actinoplanes derwentensis includes these protein-coding regions:
- a CDS encoding WXG100 family type VII secretion target, with protein sequence MANVNVTYQEMRDASNKLNSGREEILTKLSELKNLVNNLVNGGYVTDSSSKQFDQSYTEFNEGATKVIGGLEGMGKYLTAAADTFQQADDELAKALRS